In uncultured Desulfobacter sp., one DNA window encodes the following:
- a CDS encoding DegT/DnrJ/EryC1/StrS family aminotransferase, with protein sequence MGSLTEDHMPKILNYGHQSVDDTDISAVVGVELILLIPIRKLFACPHLYPIRLKAGAAKRRQVYERSKADNIFCQVHYIPIYLQPYYADKYGYEKGRCPQAELYYSQASFFC encoded by the coding sequence GTGGGATCATTAACAGAAGACCACATGCCCAAAATTTTGAATTACGGGCATCAGAGCGTGGATGATACGGATATTTCTGCCGTTGTGGGGGTAGAACTGATTTTATTGATACCGATCCGGAAACTCTTTGCTTGTCCCCACCTTTATCCCATCCGTTTGAAAGCCGGTGCGGCAAAGAGGCGGCAGGTGTATGAACGGTCGAAGGCCGATAACATTTTTTGCCAGGTTCATTACATCCCCATATACCTTCAGCCCTATTATGCGGATAAATACGGATATGAAAAGGGCCGATGTCCCCAGGCCGAACTGTACTATTCCCAGGCCTCGTTCTTCTGCTGA